In the Armatimonadota bacterium genome, CGTCGTCCAGGGTCTGGAGCTTGCGACGGAGGCGCGGGATCGCCTCGAAGAACGTCAGCGCCTCCGCCACGGTCATCTCCAGCACGTCGCTGATGGTCTTCCCCCGGTAGGTGACCTCCAGGGTCTCGCGGTTGTACCGCGTGCCCTTGCAGACCTCGCAGGGCACATAGACGTCGGGCAGGAAGTGCATCTCGATGCGCACGATGCCGTCGCCCTCGCAGGCCTCGCACCGGCCGCCCCGCACGTTGAACGAGAACCGCCCGGGGCCGTAGCCGCGCATCCGGGCCTCGGCGGTCTGGGCGAACAGCTCGCGGATCAGGTCGAAGGTCTTGGTGTACGTGGCCGGGTTGCTGCGGGGGGTGCGCCCGATCGGCGACTGGTCGATCTCGATGACCTTGTCCACGTGCTCGACGCCCTCGAGGCGATCGTGGGCGCCGGGCCGCTGCCGTGTGCCGTAGAGGCGCTGCCGCAGCCCGCGGTAGAGGATCTCGTCCACCAGCGTGGACTTGCCCGAGCCCGAAACACCGGTGACGGCCACGAACATCCCCAGCGGGATGCGCACGTCGATGTTCTTGAGGTTGTGCTCCCGGGCCCCCCGGATCACCAGCGCGTGCCCGGTCCCGGGCCGGCGGCGGGCGGGCACGGCGATCCGGCGCCGGCCCGAGAGGTACTGGCCGGTGAGGGACGCCGGGTGGCGCGCCACGTCCTCGGGGGTGCCGGCGACGACGACGCGCCCGCCATCGGCACCCGCCCCCGGGCCGATGTCGATGACCCAGTCCGCGGCGCGGATCGTCTCCTCGTCGTGCTCCACCACGAGGATCGTGTTTCCCAGGTCCCGCAGCCCGCACAGCGTGTCGATCAGCCGCCGGTTGTCGCGCTGGTGCAGGCCGATGCTGGGCTCGTCGAGCACGTAGAGCACGCCCACCAGGCCGCTGCCGATCTGGGTGGCCAGCCGGATGCGCTGGGCCTCGCCGCCCGACAGGGTCGTCGCCGTCCGGTCCAGGGTCAGGTAGTCGAGCCCCACGTTGACCAGGAAACCCAGGCGCGCCCGGATCTCCTTGAGGACCTGGGCCGCGATCAACTGCTCGCGGGGCGACAGGCGCAGGCCCTCGAAGAACTCCAGCGCGCCGCGCACCGTGCGGGCGGTGAGCTCCGCGATGTTCAGCCCGCCCACCTTGACGCTCAGGGACTCCCGCTTCAGACGCGTGCCCCGGCAGTCGGGGCACGGTGCCGTGGTCATGTACTGCTCGAGCTCTTCCCGCACGTAGTCCGAGTCGGTCTCCCGGTAGCGGCGCTCGAGCTGGGGGAGCACGCCCTCGAACGGCGCCTCGTAGCTGCGCAGGGCACCCCACTTGGTGTGGTAGCGGATCCGGATCGGCTCGCTGCTCCCGTGGAGCAGGACGTCCACGAACGCCCGTGGCAGCCTGCGCACCGGCGTCTTCATGTCGACGCGGTAGTGGGCCGCCAGCGACTGCAGCAGCTCCTGGTAGTACTCGCTGGTGGACGCG is a window encoding:
- the uvrA gene encoding excinuclease ABC subunit UvrA translates to MPRDRIVVRGAREHNLKNITVEIPRDRFVVLTGISGSGKSSLAFDTIYAEGQRKYVESLSAYARQFLGLMEKPDVDSIDGLSPAVSIDQKGAPRNPRSTVGTVTEIYDYLRLLYARVGTPHCPRCDRPIARQSREQIVDQVLALGEGTRVQVLGPIVRGRKGEYRQLFDDLRRQGFARVRVDGLVYDLSEEIPLDKHRKHTIEVVVDRLVVRPDVRARLADAVETALKLGQGLVFVDVVGDGEGAPAASVPRARRGPTPDDGVLVFSQQFACPDHGTVLPEIEPRIFSFNSPYGACPTCTGLGFKQEFDPDLVLDRDKSLLDGAVVPWAASTSEYYQELLQSLAAHYRVDMKTPVRRLPRAFVDVLLHGSSEPIRIRYHTKWGALRSYEAPFEGVLPQLERRYRETDSDYVREELEQYMTTAPCPDCRGTRLKRESLSVKVGGLNIAELTARTVRGALEFFEGLRLSPREQLIAAQVLKEIRARLGFLVNVGLDYLTLDRTATTLSGGEAQRIRLATQIGSGLVGVLYVLDEPSIGLHQRDNRRLIDTLCGLRDLGNTILVVEHDEETIRAADWVIDIGPGAGADGGRVVVAGTPEDVARHPASLTGQYLSGRRRIAVPARRRPGTGHALVIRGAREHNLKNIDVRIPLGMFVAVTGVSGSGKSTLVDEILYRGLRQRLYGTRQRPGAHDRLEGVEHVDKVIEIDQSPIGRTPRSNPATYTKTFDLIRELFAQTAEARMRGYGPGRFSFNVRGGRCEACEGDGIVRIEMHFLPDVYVPCEVCKGTRYNRETLEVTYRGKTISDVLEMTVAEALTFFEAIPRLRRKLQTLDDVGLGYIKLGQPATTLSGGEAQRVKLAAELSRRDTGRTVYILDEPTVGLHFADVERLLGVLHRLVDAGNTVVVIEHNLDVIKTADWVIDLGPEGGDYGGEVIAEGTPEAVAQVPGSYTGQFLRRVLDAAAVAPGAPAAAGGAARRR